Proteins encoded by one window of Arachis ipaensis cultivar K30076 chromosome B04, Araip1.1, whole genome shotgun sequence:
- the LOC107636214 gene encoding galactan beta-1,4-galactosyltransferase GALS2-like, which produces MAKELKLLLLLLLITLFLMGLCSTLFLQFLPSRRLTISLSDEPFQASIIKRLFNPYGWAAYNFITMGAYRGGLNTFAIIGLASKPLHVYSNPTYECIWFSSSSSSQKPISTVGYKILPDFGFGRVYTAVVVNCTFSQPVNGNNTGGKLVLRASTNGGGDTNFNVADTIDVLNESPNAVNFSIFTLPPKYDYYYCGSPVYGNLNPQRIREWIAYHVKFFGPKSHFVIYDAGGVHKQVLEVLKPWMELGYITLHDIKDQERFDGYYHNQFIVVNDCLHRYKFMAKWMFFFDVDEYIYVRPNNTLKSVLDSQSEFSQFTFLQMPMSSNICLSYDYGKTYRKWGFEKLVYKNSKKGIRWDRKYAAQPRNLHASGVHWSMDLEGQTKHETKGIIMYYHYHGTIAENIESCKIYANSTQFIYEKTPYVLDTTMRDIAGDIKKFELQMIGPRLQNIQQ; this is translated from the exons ATGGCCAAGGAATTGaaactcctccttcttcttcttctcataacGCTGTTTCTAATGGGTCTCTGTTCAACATTATTCCTTCAGTTCTTACCTTCTCGTCGCTTAACTATCTCACTCTCCGATGAACCCTTCCAAGCCAGTATCATAAAACGCCTCTTTAACCCATACGGTTGGGCAGCATACAACTTCATCACCATGGGAGCATACAGGGGAGGCCTCAACACCTTTGCCATTATTGGTCTTGCCTCCAAGCCCCTCCATGTCTATTCCAATCCCACCTATGAATGCATTtggttctcttcttcttcctcctctcaaAAACCAATCTCCACAGTTGGATACAAGATCCTTCCAGACTTCGGTTTCGGCAGGGTCTACACTGCTGTGGTCGTCAACTGTACTTTCTCACAGCCCGTAAATGGCAATAACACGGGTGGGAAGCTAGTGCTCCGTGCCTCAACTAATGGCGGTGGTGACACTAATTTCAATGTTGCCGATACAATAGATGTTCTCAATGAATCTCCCAATGCGGTCAACTTTTCCATTTTTACTTTGCCACCAAAATATGATTATTATTACTGTGGTTCTCCCGTCTACGGAAACCTCAACCCTCAGCGTATCCGCGAATGGATTGCTTACCATGTGAAATTCTTTGGTCCAAAGTCGCATTTTGTGATCTATGATGCTGGCGGCGTTCACAAGCAGGTTCTTGAGGTGCTGAAGCCATGGATGGAGCTTGGGTACATAACTTTGCATGACATAAAGGACCAAGAAAGATTTGATGGTTACTACCATAATCAGTTCATTGTGGTGAATGATTGTTTGCATAGATATAAATTCATGGCAAAGTGGATGTTCTTCTTTGATGTTGACGAATATATATACGTTCGCCCAAACAATACTCTTAAGTCTGTTTTGGATTCCCAATCTGAATTCTCTCAATTCACCTTTCTCCAAATGCCTATGAGTTCAAATATTTGCCTCTCTTATGATTATGGCAAAACTTACAG aaaatggGGTTTTGAGAAGCTGGTGTACAAGAACTCAAAGAAAGGAATTAGATGGGACAGAAAATATGCAGCGCAACCTCGTAACTTGCATGCATCTGGGGTTCACTGGTCGATGGATTTGGAAGGGCAAACGAAACACGAAACCAAAGGGATAATCATGTACTACCATTACCATGGAACCATagcagagaacatagaatcaTGCAAGATCTATGCAAATTCAACACAATTCATATATGAAAAAACCCCCTATGTTTTGGACACTACCATGAGGGACATTGCTGGGGATATCAAGAAATTTGAGCTCCAGATGATTGGACCCAGGCTACAGAACATTCAACAATGA